atgattttttttgaaaataaatcgattaattcggttaaccgaacCAAAATCAATTCGGTTTCCGGTTACCTATTTTATGGTTAATTGATTTCGATTAATTGAAAAATCGGTTCGATTATAATCGAACCATATCGATTACCACCCCTAGACCCTCGTGCATCGTATGGTTAGTGTTGCTAGTTGGTGTAATAAAACACACAAAACAAATTTCTTAAAAAACCATTTATATAGAAAAACAATCCATAAATTATTGGGAAAGTGCCTTACTATTTCATACTATTTTTGACGCATCgactattaaaatattataatatcaaCTAAACAATAAAAAAGATCATTTACAGTCACATTTTTATGCCTACATCAAATGGAAAATAGAAATAAACTAAAAAGCAGTTTActccaaataaataaaagaaagaataaaagtagaaaaaagaatataaaaaaagaaacaaataatattcatatataatttaattatccATCACATTTAATTTAAGTCCAATTTTCCGGTCATTAACAATCACTATCAACATCATTTTTGACGTATCAAACAAAACCTTGAAGTCACACCAAAATTAACCTTAAAGCAATCAAAACCAATCAGTACAAAATATTCTCTCATTCCATAAAAAATATGGTACTAATTAAAATACGAGTTTGTACATAATTGaaatatatgtataaaaaagaaaaaaagactcACTAAAATTACTCCATTTGTTATGCAAATTTTGGATGATTCATTAgatgattattttataaatattaaatatgcatatagtcaaaaatataaaagtgtgtatcaaaataaaaacaccACATTGTATCGTGAACGAACtaaaatggtaaaaaaaaaaaactaaaatggTAAAAAGGATAAAAGATGACACATTTGTTGtcgtttttttttaacaaaaccaaatattagacctcattttttttcctcacaattttaaaattaaaaagtccCTCTATAATGTGCTCATTAAATTTGTTATCATTATGTTtatacataataaataaaatgtatgtattttttttaatcaatcaaAACACATATGTATCATAAGTTTGAGCcgattttaaataataaaagtatatttttaaataattaggAGAAaattccctaaaaaaaaataattaggagaAAATATTTAAACGGGTCTTAATCATCTtccccatttttatttttattttttttgcaggAAACCTGTTATAAATGCACATGCCCACAAATTGCTCTTACTATATATTAGAAGCGGTTActgttttagagagagaaacaaaGTGAGACTTTTACGTACCAAAGAAAAACCATAATAGATtagaaagagaagagagagtgaAAAACAGTGGGGATGGTGCAAGTGTAACTGAGAGAATTAAGGAAAGAAATTGAGTGAAAAGGAAAGAAGAAACTGCTtctttcaagtaaaaccctagcTCTCTGCATTGTTGACTTCTGGGCTGTGCAGACGAGCTCTTCTTTACGCTTTAATAGGATGTGCGCTCAGATCTGGGAACAGTTCAATTTAGCTCTAATTATTGCGGGTTTCGAATGTTAGAGGCTTGtgtgaagagagagaagagttgGGGTTTTGTGATATGGATTGAATTATTAAGGCTACTTTGTTTTAGGGAATTTGATTTCATAGTTTGAAGGGGTTTTCTCTTTTTTGGGGGTTTCTGTtattctcatcttttttgattTGCTGTCATTCAGAAATGGCTTTTGATCCTGAATAGATAAGGGTGTTTATTTTGCTGATGGAGTTGAAATAATTGGGAaatatttaagctcattagATTACTTCTGgaattagtattaagattttgtACCCTTAGATATGTACCGATGTATTTCATGTTGCCAAATAatttattagtataatttattgaataattgtattttttttcattcgagAGCAAAGGCTTCTGTGTTCCTTTTCCAGTTGGTAGATTGGAGAAGTTCGGTTCCGTCCTTTTTCCCTTAATTTAATTTGGATACTAGTTTAGATTTTGCGCTGGAGTGGCTGGGGGTGCCGGGAGGCGTCACTATGTCGTCCTTGAGTCGAGAACTGGTTTTCTTAATATTGCAGTTCTTAGATGAGGAGAAATTCAAGGAGACTGTCCATAAGTAAGTTCACGGTTTTGGCTTGTGCGTTATCTTTGCATCTGTAAATCTCTCATAACTTGTGATTGGCTATTCATCTTCCTGTAAAGACACAAGGCATTGCTTCTTTATTGCTGTTTTTGTTGGACTTTCCTTCCTTTTCTGGGTAGGTTTGGAGTGGGATTGAGATATTTGCATTTATCAATACATCTATATGGGATAAGCTTCAACATATAGCCGGTTTaataaatttgggcactatgaATGAACACCTGCTTGCTATGTCAGTGAAAATGGGCACAGGAGAACCAATTTCTTTTACTATGGCCTGCATAAAAAATTATGGGAGTAACTGTTGCTTGGACCActtcacttttttctttttaaaatggCTTGTTGACACAAATTATTTGGTTTCTGCAATTATTTGGACACAAAGGTTTTTGCTTTTTATGTTGCATGTATAAATTTGTATAGGTTGGAGCAAGAATCTGGATTTTTCTTCAATATGAAGTACTTCGAGGATCAAGTCCAAGCTGGTGAATGGGAGGAAGTTGAGCGTTATTTAAGTGGATTCACCAAAGTTGAGGACAACCGTTATTCGATGAAAATCTTCTTTGAAATAAGAAAGCAGAAATATCTTGAAGCTCTTGATAGGTATGCTGTATTTCAGTATATGACAACTGAAATCTTGTATGTCTACTGGCAGTTGTcaaatctatttaatatttttcagACAAGATCGAGCAAAAGCTGTAGAGATTCTTGTTAAAGATCTGAAGGTGTTTGCTTCTTTTAATGAAGATCTATTTAAAGAGATCACCCAGTTGTTGACTCTTGACAACTTCaggttatattttagtttaattgtaaaatttatCCCTCAGCCTTTTCACTTCTTAATTTATATGGGAAATACATTTATAGGCAGAATGAGCAGCTATCCAAATATGGGGACACAAAGTCAGCACGCAACATAATGCTTGTTGAGCTTAAAAAGCTGATAGAGGCAAATCCTTTGTTCCGGGACAAGCTCACTTTTCCTGCTTTTAAGGCTTCGAGATTGAGAACACTAATCAACCAGAGGTGACAAAACGATCTTGGCATACAATTTGGACTTTAGCTCTGCTAATTCTCTCTGTCATTTTTCAGGAGTACATATCTGCATTGATTTGAATTTTCATTATAGCTAATTTCTCATTTCGGAACCTCTTCAACATGTAATGACTAGATAATGTTTGGTTATCATTTTATGTCTGATGGTTTTGCAGTCTTAACTGGCAGCATCAGCTGTGCAAGAACCCACGCCCGAACCCTGATATTAAAACACTCTTCACTGACCATACTTGTTCTTCAAGTAACGGAACTCGTGCCCCCCCTCCCGGTAACAACCCTCTTGCAGGGCCTGTTCCTAAACCTGGAGTCTTTCCTCCTCTTGGAGCCCATGGTGTAAGTAGAGTCTTTGTTTTTCGTCTTTCTAACAGAGATACATTTATTGGCACCTTagcctttctttctttttgcagCCTTTCCAGCCTGTTGTTTCTCCCCCTCCTAGTGCTATTGCAGGTTGGATGTCAACTGCTAACCAGTCTATGCCTCAtgctgctgttgctgcagcTCCTCCTGGCCTTGTTCAGGCACCTAGTTCTGGTTAGGGTTAAAATGATCGGATTGAACTTATCTTGCAATCATTCTCAGTACATAGAATTATTGACTCAAAAATACATGCGCTTTGACGTGTTACTCCCAGCTGCCTTCTTGAAACATCCAAGAACCCCTCCAGGTGGCCCTGGGATGGACTATCAGACTGCTGATTCCGAGCATTTGATGAAACGTCTCCGTACGGGACAACCTGATGAGGTTTGGAAATTAGAAGCAGCTCCGTTAATCTGTTAAACCTATATATTCTTTTGTGATCTTTTGATACATTTTTGACATTGTCTAGGTATCATTTTCTGCATCGACCCAGCCACCTAATATCTATTCGCCAGATGACCTTCCCAAAACTGTTATACGCAACCTTAGTCAAGGATCTAATGTTATGAGCATGGACTTCCATCCACAACAACAGACTGTTCTTCTAGGTTGATCCTTCAAttaactttttcttcttctgttgCATTTCagattattttcttcttttttatgaCTAGGTAActtgtaattttttatattgttACAGCGTGTTGTAGAGAAAtcctaaaattgaaaatttgtcATTTATAAAACATGATGATGctaatctttgaatatgtgaCTGACTGTTGTCTCCAATGTAGTTGGAACAAATGTTGGTGATATTAGCATTTGGGAAGTTGGTTCTCGAGAAAGGTTAGCACTTAAAACCTTCAAGGTTTGGGATATATCAGCTTGTTCAATGCCATTCCAAGTGAGTATCTAATGTGCTTGCCTTCTCCTGTGTAGCCTAAAACTTTTAAGTTGCCTattgatttttcttttatatcttAGATTACATTTATATGTTACAAGTTTCTAATTATGAAATTAATGATATAcatctatttatatatattttactcTTGTCCAGACAACTTTGGTTAAAGATGCGACAATATCCGTCAATAGATGCGTATGGGGCCCAGATGGATCAATACTTGGTACACAAGATTGTCATGTTACTAGTTTGAAGTTAAATTCTTACACTTTATTAAACATGTTTGTTTAGttgttgataattttatttgctTCAATCTTGGAGGTGTTGCCTTTTCCAAGCACATAGTTCAGATATATACCTACAATCCAGCTGGAGAATTAAGACAACACTTAGAGGTCAGGATTCATCCTAATTTCTCCTTGCTCACTCTCTCCTACCCAGCTTGAGAACTATTTAGAGTTACAATTACTGATAATCTCCTAAATTGTAGATTGATGCTCATATTGGCGGTGTGAATGATATTGCTTTTGCTCATCCCAATAAGCAACTGTGCATAGTTACATGTGGGGATGATAAGACAATTAAGGTAGCAAGTGCTTTTGCTATTAGCGTCACACTGTTTGTTTCCCTTGATTTATACAAGTAGTTTTGCCTCTAGATATGGGATGCAGTAGCAGGACGTAGGCAGTATACTTTTGAAGGTCATGAAGCTCCTGTGTATTCCGTCTGTCCACACTATAAAGAGAATATTCAGGTTTGTTATTTGTTGTAAATAGATGCCCATCTTCCTTCTTGTTGCGCAcctttttgagttgtaattGTAAATGAACCGCGCTGGGGACTTGTTCATTTGTAGACATGATAAAGGGCTATCTGATTCTAGTTTGTATGCAGTTTATTTTCTCTACCGCAATTGATGGGAAAATAAAAGCATGGCTTTATGATTCCTTGGGGTCGAGAGTAGATTATGATGCCCCTGGACTTTGGTGCACGACAATGGCTTATAGTGCTGATGGCACCAGGTACTTTTCAAATCATATGTTGGTTTGTCCCTTTTGTCTTTCCCTACATTCATTGTTTAAGATCTCCTGCAAGTAATGATAGTTTGATTATAAGCAAAGGacataaatgatataaaatgcaCCGACTACTTCCTGAGATTTCTAGTTATTGACTTCAGATGTGCTATGGATTTGGGTCCTTCACACATATTGTTATGTATGTTGGAATTTAAAGATTGATGTATGATCTAGGGGGCTTATGGATGGGGGGATTATACAATTTCCAGAAATCTAACTCTTGAGAAAAATTATTTATGTATGCATGTTGCTTAGTCTTTGCATTTTGTAGTCTCACAAACTTATGAATCTTGTAATTTCATGATCGTAGTGTTTTATGTCTTATGCATAGTTCAGTGATATGCTGAAAGCCTGAAACACCTTTGCTTGTACAGAACCAATTATTTGAGCTACTTCACTAGCTTAGCAGGCTTCATATTGCAGGCAGATGAAGTATATGAAATCTTTGTATCAGGAAATAGTTAGTCCAACTAGAATCCTTCAAGCATTTAGTCTAGCTTAGGCAATGACACGTTCGTTCAAATCTTGGCAGTTTTGTATGCAAAAGAGGTAAAGTGTTAATGCATTTTCATAAGGTTTCAGAATCATTCCTTCATTGGGAAGGGCAGAGTAGAGGGGTTGGGGGGCTATCCTGGCAGTTCTTTGTTGGTCATTGTAGCTTGGAAGGTTTAGAGTGTTACTTGGTGCCTATCATAAAGATTTCGAGGCTCTTTTTATAATAGTTTTACATGTATCTAGATATTTGTGTCTCATTTTGAGCCAGGATGTTCTCTTTCCGGGTGTCACTTGACCGTTTAGAAAAGAactaataaaattttcttgattcctaccaaaataaaaaacaatgtTTGGCCATATGTAAAACAAAATTGAGCGGGTAAGGGTGAAATTGGACCTGTTAATATTTGAGGACGCCTACCACCCTAAAAATCTCTGGCCTGTCTCAGAAAACAGTTCTATTCCCCTTTTCAATTTCTCATTTGTGAGGGAACTTTTGGCTCATACAGGTGAAAATATCGCCCTCGATTCTGATTAACTCATTAtgaatttaaacaaaaaaataattgacGGTTTTAAGTAGAACAATCTGGGATTAATTGCTGTGTACATGTTCTTTTACTTTCACAGAGAGTGTCAATGATACAGTTCTTTGATCTCCCCTCTTTTATTAACTACAACATTATCTTTCAAACTTATTTAGGTcagatatttatttatagtacATTCTTTTCAGGCTATTCTCTTGTGGAACAAGTAAAGAAGGTGAATCTCACCTGGTTGAGTGGAATGAGAGTGAAGGAGCCATTAAGAGGACGTATTCTGGTTTCCGGAAGCGTTCTTTGGGTGTTGTGCAGTTTGACACCACAAGGAACCGTTTCTTAGCAGCTGGTGACGAGTTTCAGATAAAATTCTGGGACATGGATAACATCAATATCCTTACTTATACCGATGCTGATGGTGGCTTGCCAGTTAGTATCTTTAGCTTATTGCATCTTGCAGATTGCTGTCCTTATTGCTTTGATATTAGAAACCTTAAAGTTGGTCTGCACTATACTTGCAGGCAAGCCCTAGATTAAGATTCAATAAGGAAGGTTCATTGCTGGCTGTTACCACCAGTGAAAATGGAATTAAGATCTTGGCTAATACTGACGGGCAGCGCATGTTGAGGATGCTGGAGAGCAGAGCATTTGATGGTGCTCGTGGTCACTCTGAAGTGAATGTcaaagtaatttttaattttgtcttGCTATTTGGTTCCTTCACTGTATGTTAATGTATTTCAGTCTCAAGCTCTCCTATTCTGCAGCCTGCTATTGCTGGTGCATTGGGTCCTGTTGCTAGTGTTTCTGCTTCAGTATCCCCAATCCTTGATGTTTACTTAATGTATTTTGGCTTCAATTTCTCATATTCTGCAGCCTGCTATAGCTGGTCCATTGGGTCCCATTGCTAGTGTTTCTGCTTCAGCATCCCCCATACTTGAGCGCAGCGACAGAATGCAGCAGCCAATGTCCCTTCTGGTAGTGGTCCCATAATTAATTTGATCAATCTATTTGACTTTCCTTAATTAATAAGTTAGTTGTTTCTATTCATCCTCAAGGATAGTCGAGAATATGCAGCTCATTTTGCTTGGACAAAATTACAGGCTAGCATGGAA
The genomic region above belongs to Salvia miltiorrhiza cultivar Shanhuang (shh) chromosome 5, IMPLAD_Smil_shh, whole genome shotgun sequence and contains:
- the LOC131024822 gene encoding protein TOPLESS-RELATED PROTEIN 2-like, whose translation is MSSLSRELVFLILQFLDEEKFKETVHKLEQESGFFFNMKYFEDQVQAGEWEEVERYLSGFTKVEDNRYSMKIFFEIRKQKYLEALDRQDRAKAVEILVKDLKVFASFNEDLFKEITQLLTLDNFRQNEQLSKYGDTKSARNIMLVELKKLIEANPLFRDKLTFPAFKASRLRTLINQSLNWQHQLCKNPRPNPDIKTLFTDHTCSSSNGTRAPPPGNNPLAGPVPKPGVFPPLGAHGPFQPVVSPPPSAIAGWMSTANQSMPHAAVAAAPPGLVQAPSSAAFLKHPRTPPGGPGMDYQTADSEHLMKRLRTGQPDEVSFSASTQPPNIYSPDDLPKTVIRNLSQGSNVMSMDFHPQQQTVLLVGTNVGDISIWEVGSRERLALKTFKVWDISACSMPFQTTLVKDATISVNRCVWGPDGSILGVAFSKHIVQIYTYNPAGELRQHLEIDAHIGGVNDIAFAHPNKQLCIVTCGDDKTIKIWDAVAGRRQYTFEGHEAPVYSVCPHYKENIQFIFSTAIDGKIKAWLYDSLGSRVDYDAPGLWCTTMAYSADGTRLFSCGTSKEGESHLVEWNESEGAIKRTYSGFRKRSLGVVQFDTTRNRFLAAGDEFQIKFWDMDNINILTYTDADGGLPASPRLRFNKEGSLLAVTTSENGIKILANTDGQRMLRMLESRAFDGARGHSEVNVKPAIAGPLGPIASVSASASPILERSDRMQQPMSLLASMESSRGADVKPRILENTEKIKSWKSSDICDSSQLKTLKLPDPLTASKVVRLLYTNSGLAVLALSSNALHKLWKWQRNERNPSGKSSASSVPQLWQPNNGALMSNDVSDSKAAEESVACIALSKNDSYVMSASGGKVSLFNMMTFKVMTTFMPPPPAATYLAFHPQDNNIIAIGMEDSTIQIYNVRVDEVKTKLKGHQKRISGLAFSQSLNILVSSGADAQLCMWSIDGWEKKKSRPIQPPPGHPSTLVGETRVQFHNNQSHLLVVHESQIAIYDAQLDCLRSWYPRDSLSSAISSAIYSCDGLSIFTGFCDGAVGIFDSDSLNLRCRIAPSAYISSASNGNPFPVVIAAHPTDPNQFALGMSDGAVHVIEPSDAETKWGGSTSHENGGLPSIPSSSALNSQPSETPSR